The Chryseobacterium aureum genome contains a region encoding:
- a CDS encoding GDSL-type esterase/lipase family protein: MKKILTAFLLLCFTIAFSQEKKPMFWQDIQEFKKLDQQNPPQKDAILFIGSSSFTKWTDIADYFPGKTIINRGFGGSRLTDLNYFANDLLAPYQPKQIIIYCGENDFADDHQLKAKVVVDRYKAFYKKIRERFPDIEVDYISIKYSPSREVIWPQMKIANKKIAAFMKKEPNAEFINVTKAMEDANGKVRKDIFVEDMLHFKPEGYRIWTKVITPYLK; encoded by the coding sequence ATGAAGAAGATTCTGACAGCATTTTTACTGCTGTGCTTTACTATTGCCTTTTCTCAGGAAAAGAAACCTATGTTCTGGCAGGACATCCAGGAATTCAAAAAACTGGATCAGCAAAACCCTCCTCAAAAGGATGCTATTTTATTTATCGGAAGCTCATCATTCACCAAGTGGACTGATATTGCAGATTATTTTCCGGGTAAAACCATTATCAACAGAGGATTCGGAGGATCAAGACTTACTGATCTCAATTATTTTGCCAATGATCTATTAGCCCCGTACCAGCCCAAACAGATCATCATTTACTGTGGTGAAAATGATTTTGCAGATGATCATCAGCTGAAAGCAAAAGTGGTGGTAGACCGATATAAAGCTTTCTACAAAAAGATCCGTGAAAGATTTCCTGATATTGAAGTAGACTACATTTCCATTAAATATTCGCCAAGCAGAGAAGTGATCTGGCCTCAAATGAAAATTGCCAACAAAAAAATTGCTGCTTTTATGAAAAAAGAACCGAATGCGGAATTTATTAACGTTACAAAAGCCATGGAAGATGCCAATGGAAAAGTAAGAAAAGATATTTTTGTGGAAGATATGCTTCACTTTAAGCCGGAAGGATACAGAATCTGGACAAAGGTGATCACGCCCTACCTGAAATAA